From Desmodus rotundus isolate HL8 chromosome 12, HLdesRot8A.1, whole genome shotgun sequence, one genomic window encodes:
- the COX4I1 gene encoding cytochrome c oxidase subunit 4 isoform 1, mitochondrial — translation MLTARVFSLVGKRAISTSVCVRAHGGVVKSEDFALPSYVDRRDYPLPDVAHVRNLSASQKALKEKEKNPWSSLSIDEKVELYRIKFNESFAEMNRSTNEWKTVVGAAMFFIGFTALILIWEKRYVYGPIPHTFEEDWVAKQTKRMLDMKVNPIQGFSAKWDYDKNEWKK, via the exons ATGTTGACGGCCCGAGTGTTCAGCCTAGTTGGCAAGCGAGCCATTTCCACCTCAGTGTGTGTACGAGCACATG GGGGTGTTGTGAAGAGTGAGGACTTTGCTCTCCCGAGTTATGTCGATCGGCGTGACTACCCTTTACCTGATGTGGCGCATGTCAGGAACCTCTCTGCCAGCCAGAAGGccttgaaagaaaaggagaagaaccCCTGGAGCAGTCTGTCAATTGATGAAAAAGTTGAAT TGTATCGCATTAAGTTCAACGAGAGCTTCGCTGAAATGAACAGGAGCACGAATGAGTGGAAGACAGTTGTGGGTGCCGCCATGTTTTTCATCGGCTTCACTGCTCTCATCCTGATCTGGGAAAAGCGCTACG TGTATGGCCCCATCCCGCACACCTTTGAAGAGGACTGGGTGGCCAAGCAGACCAAGAGGATGCTTGACATGAAGGTCAACCCGATCCAGGGCTTCTCTGCCAAGTGGGACTACGACAAGAACGAGTGGAAGAAATAA